GAAGGCGCCATGGGTAAACTGCGAGGCTACATAGCAGGACCTTGCAAATCCGCAGGCCAGGGACCCGTTTGCCACATCGCGGCAAACGCAGTGTCATGCCACGCCCAGCAGCTGCTGGCCATGGCAGAAGAGCTCGTAGTTGATGCGATCGACGTCATACACACGATGCGATATAAAGTACTCAACTATCACGTCAAACTTGCTGTTGTGAGCGAGCGCATAGCCGGCACGCGCCAGAAGCGTCTGCGTCTGGTCAAGGTCGAGCTCCAGCGCCACGGCGAGCGCTAGGATCACGCGCTTGCTGGGATTCAGCCTGCCGGATCGCAACTTGCTGAAATACTGGCGCGTCAGGTTCGCGCGGCCGTACACCTGCGCGTCCGTCATCCCGCGCGCGTCGATCATGGAAAGCAGCGTCTCGCTGAACGACGCGTCGAGGTTCGCCAGCAGGTCGTCCAGCTCGTCCCCGAAGACGGCGCCGCCGCCCAGGCATGCCGCGCCCCTGTAGTCCGGTTCCTCAACCGCCACCGCGGGCTCGGCCACTGCCTCGGGCTCCTCGGTCACCGGCGCAGATTCCTCAAGCGCCTCGGGCGGCACCCCTCCGGGCGAGAAGGACTCGTCATCCGTAGTCGCATCCGCATGCCAGCGGCACTCGCGTTTGGGCCGGCGCCTGGGATCGCGACGCTCGGCCTCGTCCACGTAGCGCTGGTCGATGTACTCCTCGAGCCCTAGGTCGAGCGCTCGGGCCTCGCGCGTGGACTCGCGGTCGAAGAGCACGAGGTAGACCTCTATGTCTGCGCGACCATCCGGCACCGCGTCAAACCACGAGCGAATCGCAGTGATTGCGTCCGCAATCGCCATTCCTCTTGGGTAGCCGAAGGCGCCGGAAGAGATCAGCGGGAACGCAACGGAGTTCGCGCCATGCGAAGCCGCCACGTCGAGCGAGTTTTGGTAGCACCGCGCGAGCAGCGATCTAAGGTGCGTCCGCCAACCGGCATCGACGGAGCCTTCCGGCCAGTGCGGGCCCACCGTGTGTATGACCCACCGCGCAGGCAGGTCGAAGCCGGGGGTCGCGATTGCTTTGCCACATTCTACACGGCCGGCCTTGTGACATGCCGCCTCCATGCGGCGGGCACCGGCGGCACGAAAGATCGCGGCAGACGCCCCTCCGTCTGCAGAGAGGCCCTCGTCAGTGGGGCTGACGAGGGCATCGACCCGCATGCGGGTTATGTCTTGGCGAACCAGCGTGAGCGGCATGCTTCCCCCAAAGGCGCGGCATTCGAGCCACGCTCGTACAATGCCCGGCCTAGAAGCCCAGGCTGTCGTTCACCAGGATCACGTGCATGCGGCCAGGGTGATGGTTGAAGCGCGTGATGAGGAAGTTGCAGCAGATGGTGTCCCCGGACTTGCAGTTGGCGCACGCGCCGGTCTTGCAGCACGGCGTGTTCAGGTTGAAGCGCTGCGCGTTGATCGGCGCGGCTACGTTGCGTGCACGCTTGATGGCGCCGTCCAGGTCGCCGCACACCTTGTTCATGCCCACGATGAAGAGCACGTGGCGCGGGCCCTGCGCGATGGCGCTCACGCGGTTGGAGTTGCCGTCGATGTTCACGATCACGCCGTCGTTCGTGATGGCATTCGCGCTTGCGACGAACACGTCCGCGTCATATGCCGCAAGCATGGCGGCGCGCTTGTCCTTCATCTTGTCACGGTCGATAAAGTTGTAGTTGCCGGCGCCCAGGGCATCGGTCAGGCCGATCTCGCGCGCGCTGGTGCAGCCGCCCATGGTGACGGTCGAGCCCTCGCCGATGAACGCGAGCGCCTCCTGGAGCGCCTCCTCCCTGGTGGCCGCATACTCCGCGGTGATGTTCCTTCGGCCAAGGCCCTTGATGACGGTCTGGGCCAAGAGCTCGTTGCGCTTGGTGAGGTTCTGATCCATGGTTGCCTCCAGTGCTCGTGACGCGCCGTCCGCGCGCCGTGCCGTTGCTTGCACACGATTCTACGCGCAGGGCACAGGGCAAGCCGGCCTCTTTCCCACGTGGAATCCGCGATTGGAGAGCTCACAAGGTCGCAAAAGCCATCGCGCAGGTTCTGCCGCCGCGTACAAACAGCGACTCATGGAGAGAAGCCCAAAAACCCAAGCCGCACCAAAATGCGAAGAGCCTGTAACAAGGTGGCCCTTCTCGCGCGCCCGCGGCCGCGCCGCGCGTACCATGCAACGACCCGCCCAAGACGCGGATTCGGTCCGCCGCAAGGCGGCCCACAACCAGGCCAGCAGCCAGATTCACAACCAGACCCACAGCCAGAGGGAGGTGCGCATGAGGAGGGAGGTCCTTTCGGCCGCGTGGCCGGTCATGGTGTCGTACGTCGCCGTCGGCCTGCCGTGCGGCGTGCTCGCCGCGAAGGCCGGCATGGGGCCGCTCCAGAACTTCGTGCTCGCCCTCACGTTCCTTTCCGGAGGCGGGCAGTTCATGATGAGCAACCTGTGGCTCGCCGGCGTCCCTCTGGGCTCGATCGTGGCGTCCGTCGCCGCGGTGTCCACCCGCTTCGCGCTCTACTCCGCCTCGCTCGCCCCCTACCTGGAGCGCTTCGGGCGGCGCAGCGCGCTCGCCATCTCGTGCTGCTACACGGAGGAGGCATACGGCATCACGCTCAATAAGCTCGCGTCGGGCGCCCCGTGGTCCGCGCAAGACGCCCTCGCGCTCAACCTCTGCGTGCAGCTCACGTGGGCCGCGTCGTGCGCGGCCGGCGCGGCACTCGGGACCGTCGTGAACGTCCCCACCGCCATCGCGGGCTTCGCGATGACGTCGCTCTTCATCTACCTGCTGTACGCCCAGCCGCACACCCGCCCCACGGCAGCGGCGGCAGCGGCGGCCGCGGCGGCGGCGCTCACGGTCGCCGCGTGCAAGTGGGCGGGAGCCGC
This sequence is a window from Parafannyhessea umbonata. Protein-coding genes within it:
- a CDS encoding macro domain-containing protein, giving the protein MPLTLVRQDITRMRVDALVSPTDEGLSADGGASAAIFRAAGARRMEAACHKAGRVECGKAIATPGFDLPARWVIHTVGPHWPEGSVDAGWRTHLRSLLARCYQNSLDVAASHGANSVAFPLISSGAFGYPRGMAIADAITAIRSWFDAVPDGRADIEVYLVLFDRESTREARALDLGLEEYIDQRYVDEAERRDPRRRPKRECRWHADATTDDESFSPGGVPPEALEESAPVTEEPEAVAEPAVAVEEPDYRGAACLGGGAVFGDELDDLLANLDASFSETLLSMIDARGMTDAQVYGRANLTRQYFSKLRSGRLNPSKRVILALAVALELDLDQTQTLLARAGYALAHNSKFDVIVEYFISHRVYDVDRINYELFCHGQQLLGVA
- a CDS encoding lactate utilization protein yields the protein MDQNLTKRNELLAQTVIKGLGRRNITAEYAATREEALQEALAFIGEGSTVTMGGCTSAREIGLTDALGAGNYNFIDRDKMKDKRAAMLAAYDADVFVASANAITNDGVIVNIDGNSNRVSAIAQGPRHVLFIVGMNKVCGDLDGAIKRARNVAAPINAQRFNLNTPCCKTGACANCKSGDTICCNFLITRFNHHPGRMHVILVNDSLGF
- a CDS encoding AzlC family ABC transporter permease, whose translation is MRREVLSAAWPVMVSYVAVGLPCGVLAAKAGMGPLQNFVLALTFLSGGGQFMMSNLWLAGVPLGSIVASVAAVSTRFALYSASLAPYLERFGRRSALAISCCYTEEAYGITLNKLASGAPWSAQDALALNLCVQLTWAASCAAGAALGTVVNVPTAIAGFAMTSLFIYLLYAQPHTRPTAAAAAAAAAAALTVAACKWAGAAGVAVPLAALVGVAAGLAAGALPRARHAHHEDPNHKHPAATAAAAHAPTGEKGGPQ